From Oreochromis niloticus isolate F11D_XX linkage group LG1, O_niloticus_UMD_NMBU, whole genome shotgun sequence, a single genomic window includes:
- the cebpg gene encoding CCAAT/enhancer-binding protein gamma, with the protein MSRPSQPKLTATDHNGVSVIQSQAHAASSSLPAAVAGLQQVPQLVPANPSTGGGKALAPSKMKKPPADKDSEEYRQRRERNNLAVKKSRMRSKQKAMDTQQRVNELKEENERLEAKIKLLSKELSVLKDLFLEHAHNLADNVQPSAGAEGSSPAPNSTSTNGQ; encoded by the coding sequence ATGAGCCGGCCGTCGCAGCCGAAACTAACTGCAACTGACCACAACGGCGTGAGTGTCATCCAGAGCCAGGCCCACGCTGCTTCTTCGTCCCTCCCGGCAGCCGTAGCCGGACTGCAGCAGGTCCCACAACTCGTCCCAGCAAACCCTTCAACCGGAGGTGGCAAAGCCCTCGCCCCCAGCAAGATGAAGAAACCCCCTGCAGACAAGGACAGCGAGGAGTACCGCCAGCGGCGCGAACGCAACAACCTGGCAGTGAAGAAGAGCCGCATGCGCAGCAAGCAGAAGGCGATGGACACGCAACAGCGCGTAAACGAGCTGAAGGAGGAGAACGAGCGGCTCGAGGCAAAGATTAAACTGCTGAGCAAAGAGCTGAGCGTGCTCAAAGACCTCTTCCTGGAGCACGCTCACAACCTGGCTGACAACGTCCAGCCGTCGGCAGGCGCGGAGGGTTCCAGTCCCGCCCCCAACAGTACCTCCACCAATGGGCAGTGA